Proteins co-encoded in one Ruegeria sp. HKCCD4315 genomic window:
- a CDS encoding tyrosine-type recombinase/integrase: protein MRVRDALERYKTDHLDGLKNGRERYLQLARCLRKYQSKQVSELSNADLTDSVKRWSGGTRNRYRAAITHFFTYCRSHDWTVLHPTILPGKEQPRDVVLSLDQLRALYNAAPYQGQEWSQFLQLLILTGQRPSDLMRFCPSRAQGMDMYLPTSKNGTSHIVPLADRAFVLGVMTPNRFAHFKTTAHVKKRWFQSAYVPTTQFRIQDIRRSFATHLAEDGQDENDIDRILNHQAASTARGVQRTYNRARRLTQRRAIMHRWEDLLFQDR from the coding sequence ATGCGCGTGCGCGATGCACTAGAACGCTACAAAACTGACCATCTGGACGGCCTGAAAAACGGGCGCGAACGGTACCTGCAACTGGCCCGCTGTCTTCGGAAATACCAAAGTAAGCAGGTGTCAGAATTATCGAACGCGGACCTGACAGATTCGGTCAAACGCTGGTCTGGTGGCACGCGCAATCGATACCGGGCCGCGATCACCCACTTTTTCACCTACTGCCGATCCCATGACTGGACGGTTCTGCACCCGACGATTCTGCCGGGGAAGGAACAGCCGCGCGATGTCGTCCTGTCGCTGGATCAGTTGCGCGCGCTCTACAATGCCGCGCCGTACCAAGGGCAGGAATGGTCGCAGTTCCTGCAACTGCTGATCCTGACCGGTCAGCGCCCATCCGACCTGATGCGGTTCTGCCCCAGCCGTGCGCAGGGCATGGACATGTATTTGCCGACCAGTAAGAACGGCACCAGCCACATTGTGCCGCTGGCGGATCGCGCGTTCGTGCTGGGTGTCATGACGCCTAACCGGTTCGCCCATTTCAAGACGACGGCCCATGTCAAAAAGCGGTGGTTTCAATCGGCCTATGTCCCGACCACCCAGTTCCGCATCCAAGACATCCGGCGCAGCTTTGCCACGCATCTGGCTGAAGACGGACAGGATGAAAACGACATCGACCGGATATTGAACCACCAAGCGGCATCAACCGCACGCGGCGTACAGCGCACATACAACCGCGCCAGACGCCTGACCCAACGACGGGCCATCATGCACCGCTGGGAAGACCTGTTGTTTCAGGATCGGTAA
- a CDS encoding protein-L-isoaspartate O-methyltransferase, with the protein MTDFATRRRTMVDTQVRPSDVTKFPIIEAMLSVPRENFVPDAQREAAYVDGLIDMGEGRAMIEPRTLAKMLDALNISNDEMVLDIAPAMGYSMAVAARMAQLVVGVESNEALAAEAQSLLAEADVDNAIIHVGPLEQGVAEHGPYDVIMVQGGVEQIPEGLLDQLKEHGRIACLFVDGNLGTVRIGRKSGGQVSWRDAFNASAPVLESFSAECAFSL; encoded by the coding sequence ATGACAGATTTCGCAACCCGGCGCCGCACAATGGTTGATACACAGGTCCGACCCTCTGATGTCACCAAATTCCCGATCATCGAAGCAATGTTGAGCGTGCCACGCGAAAATTTTGTTCCAGATGCTCAGCGTGAAGCTGCCTATGTCGACGGTCTGATCGATATGGGCGAGGGGCGCGCTATGATTGAGCCGCGGACACTGGCCAAGATGCTGGATGCGTTGAACATTTCGAATGATGAGATGGTTCTCGATATCGCGCCGGCCATGGGGTATTCCATGGCGGTGGCCGCGCGCATGGCGCAGTTGGTCGTTGGAGTGGAAAGTAACGAGGCACTGGCGGCTGAGGCGCAAAGCCTTCTGGCCGAAGCAGATGTTGATAATGCCATCATTCATGTGGGTCCGCTGGAGCAGGGTGTTGCCGAACATGGCCCGTACGACGTGATCATGGTGCAGGGCGGTGTCGAGCAAATCCCCGAAGGTTTGCTGGATCAACTCAAGGAGCACGGCCGAATCGCGTGCTTGTTTGTCGACGGCAACTTGGGGACGGTGCGGATTGGTCGGAAGTCTGGCGGTCAGGTCAGCTGGCGCGACGCATTCAACGCCAGCGCGCCGGTCTTGGAGAGTTTTTCGGCTGAGTGTGCATTTTCGCTATAG
- a CDS encoding TolC family outer membrane protein, with amino-acid sequence MRGSATGRLVKAFAVTAGLAMSVMPGRAAWADNITDAFIGAYNTSGLLEQNRALLRAADEDVAIALSALRPIINWTVQVSQDYTRSRTSNVVTTNEPSRFFTGLTLGQLLYDGGASILGKQSAQETVLSTRQTLIDIEQQVLIRAANAYLGVLLQEETVGIRQNNVEVSAEELRASNDRFEVGEVTRTDVALSEAQLANSQADLAVARGELSIAQAEYVNAVGKAPGRTAGQPSLPNLPRSEAEAVSLAQRNHPAILSAQHQVRAFDLIVQQQRANLGPNVSLNADAGVTESYDNDDYINDATISLNFNQPIYAGGRLAANIRRAMATRDASRANLLNVQKNITQGVTDRYAAFQAASASLRASTERVRASQVAFDGIREEATLGARTTLDVLNAQQDLLDAQLAEVASRTERSRAAYQLLQAQGLLTAERLGLAVQIYDPTLYYNLVKKAPAQVSKQSKDLDRVLKALRRD; translated from the coding sequence ATGCGTGGTTCAGCGACAGGCAGGCTGGTCAAGGCATTCGCAGTGACCGCAGGGCTTGCCATGAGCGTAATGCCAGGGCGTGCAGCGTGGGCTGATAACATAACAGACGCCTTCATCGGTGCGTATAATACAAGCGGTTTGCTGGAGCAGAACCGGGCACTTTTGCGGGCTGCGGATGAAGATGTGGCCATTGCGTTGTCGGCGTTGCGGCCGATCATCAACTGGACGGTGCAGGTTAGCCAGGATTATACCCGCAGTCGGACCAGCAATGTGGTCACAACCAATGAACCGTCGCGGTTTTTTACGGGTCTGACCCTGGGTCAGCTTCTGTATGACGGTGGGGCTTCGATTCTGGGCAAGCAATCTGCGCAGGAAACCGTGTTGTCGACGCGACAAACTCTGATCGACATCGAGCAACAGGTTCTGATCCGTGCGGCAAATGCCTATCTGGGCGTGTTGCTGCAGGAAGAAACCGTGGGGATCCGCCAAAACAACGTCGAGGTTTCGGCCGAAGAACTCAGAGCATCGAATGATCGCTTCGAGGTTGGCGAGGTCACACGCACGGACGTTGCTTTGTCCGAAGCGCAGTTGGCGAACTCGCAGGCGGATTTGGCGGTCGCGCGTGGTGAGCTGAGCATCGCGCAGGCAGAATATGTAAACGCGGTCGGGAAGGCACCGGGGCGTACAGCGGGACAGCCGAGTCTGCCCAACCTGCCGCGGTCCGAGGCTGAGGCCGTCAGTCTGGCGCAGCGCAACCATCCCGCGATTCTGTCAGCGCAGCATCAGGTGCGCGCTTTTGATCTGATCGTGCAACAGCAGCGGGCCAATCTTGGTCCGAATGTAAGCCTGAACGCTGACGCGGGTGTGACGGAAAGCTATGACAACGACGACTATATCAACGATGCGACTATCTCGCTGAACTTCAACCAGCCCATTTATGCAGGTGGTCGGTTGGCTGCGAATATACGTCGCGCAATGGCGACTCGGGATGCGTCACGCGCGAACCTGTTGAATGTCCAAAAAAACATCACGCAGGGCGTGACTGACCGTTATGCGGCGTTCCAGGCGGCCAGCGCCAGCCTCAGGGCATCGACTGAACGGGTTCGTGCCTCGCAAGTGGCGTTTGACGGGATTCGCGAAGAGGCAACACTGGGCGCGCGGACAACTTTGGATGTGCTGAACGCTCAGCAGGATTTGCTGGATGCGCAATTGGCCGAAGTTGCTTCACGCACTGAACGCTCGCGCGCGGCATACCAATTGTTGCAGGCTCAGGGTCTGCTGACGGCTGAACGTCTGGGTTTGGCTGTGCAGATTTACGATCCAACCTTGTATTACAACCTGGTCAAAAAGGCACCGGCACAGGTCAGCAAACAGAGCAAAGATCTGGATCGCGTCCTCAAAGCGTTGCGTCGGGACTGA
- a CDS encoding cobyric acid synthase, with amino-acid sequence MVRAIMIQGTGSNVGKSVLVAGLARAFTRRGMRVAPFKPQNMSNNAAVTENGGEIGRAQALQARAAKRATHTDMNPILLKPETDTGAQIIVQGQRAGTMKAGDYRKDKSKLLGAALESFDRLCADADLVLIEGAGSPAETNLRKGDIANMGFACAAGIPVVLVGDIHRGGVIAQIVGTQAVLDGGDLAQIRGFAVNRFKGDVSLFEEGRDDIAARTGWPCLGVVPWFHDAWKLPAEDMMDIRSHTGGTCKVVVPQLERMANFDDLDPLSAEPDVSVEIIPAGRPLPGDADLVLLPGSKSTIGDLAYFRAQGWDIDLYGHVRRGGHVLGLCGGYQMLGRTISDPYGVDGRPGKVEGLGLLDVDTVMGGQKQVILRSAHALPDRDPVSGYEIHMGHTEGPDCDRAWLEVEGKPEGAASANGRIKGSYLHGIFSSDTFRARYLSTLGVTSNVAYEDGVEQVLDDLADHLERHMNLDLLLSLSQPPRRS; translated from the coding sequence ATGGTTCGCGCCATCATGATTCAAGGCACTGGCAGCAATGTCGGAAAATCGGTTCTTGTGGCCGGGCTTGCGCGCGCCTTTACGCGCCGGGGTATGCGGGTTGCTCCGTTCAAGCCACAAAACATGTCAAACAATGCGGCCGTCACCGAAAACGGGGGCGAGATTGGCCGCGCGCAGGCGCTTCAGGCCCGTGCAGCGAAGCGGGCGACCCACACAGATATGAACCCCATTCTGCTGAAGCCCGAGACGGACACCGGTGCTCAGATCATCGTTCAAGGGCAGCGCGCGGGTACGATGAAGGCCGGGGACTACCGTAAGGATAAGTCCAAGCTGCTGGGGGCCGCGCTGGAAAGCTTTGACCGGCTTTGTGCGGATGCGGATCTGGTGCTGATCGAAGGTGCGGGCAGCCCGGCTGAGACCAATCTACGCAAGGGTGACATCGCCAATATGGGTTTTGCCTGCGCCGCAGGTATTCCCGTGGTTCTGGTCGGTGATATTCATCGTGGCGGCGTGATCGCACAGATCGTTGGCACACAGGCTGTGCTGGACGGTGGCGATCTGGCGCAGATCCGGGGTTTTGCTGTCAACCGGTTCAAAGGGGACGTGTCTTTGTTTGAGGAAGGGCGTGACGACATCGCCGCCCGCACTGGTTGGCCCTGCTTGGGTGTCGTGCCCTGGTTCCATGACGCGTGGAAACTGCCTGCTGAGGATATGATGGACATTCGCTCTCATACCGGCGGCACGTGCAAGGTGGTTGTGCCTCAGCTGGAACGGATGGCCAATTTTGACGACCTTGATCCGCTGTCCGCTGAACCAGACGTGAGTGTCGAGATCATCCCAGCCGGACGCCCCCTGCCCGGTGATGCCGATCTGGTTCTGCTGCCGGGCAGCAAATCCACCATCGGGGATCTGGCCTATTTTCGAGCGCAGGGTTGGGACATCGACCTTTACGGCCACGTGCGGCGTGGCGGGCACGTTCTGGGCCTGTGCGGCGGCTATCAAATGCTGGGAAGAACCATTTCTGACCCGTATGGCGTCGACGGCAGACCCGGCAAGGTCGAAGGCTTGGGGTTGCTGGATGTCGACACTGTGATGGGCGGACAAAAGCAAGTCATTTTACGCTCGGCCCATGCCCTGCCCGACCGCGATCCGGTCAGCGGGTATGAAATCCATATGGGACACACTGAAGGACCTGATTGTGACCGTGCATGGCTGGAGGTCGAAGGCAAACCAGAAGGTGCCGCCAGCGCCAACGGACGGATCAAGGGCAGCTATTTGCACGGTATCTTTTCGTCTGACACGTTCCGCGCGCGTTACCTTTCAACGCTGGGCGTGACCTCGAACGTCGCTTATGAGGATGGCGTCGAACAGGTTCTGGATGACTTGGCAGATCATTTGGAACGCCATATGAATCTTGATCTGCTGCTGAGCCTCTCCCAGCCCCCTAGGCGCAGCTAG
- a CDS encoding cobalamin biosynthesis protein CobQ: MNTPAHLLIGAAAFARPPQGRILLAAMLGAVLPDLSLYLMVGVSLFVLGIPEQVVFGQLYYSRAWQTVFAIDNSFILWGIAQLLAVWRGWHAVAVGAAAGLLHLATDFVLHAGDGRPQFWPLSDWVFHSPVSYWDSSHHALWVAPVSAAVCLAAYVALWQRGLSVWGKSMFGVMLLAEVWVARQWLLFF, translated from the coding sequence ATGAACACACCAGCGCATCTTTTGATCGGGGCCGCCGCTTTTGCCCGACCGCCGCAGGGCCGTATCTTGTTGGCTGCAATGCTGGGGGCAGTGCTGCCGGATTTGTCCCTGTATCTCATGGTGGGAGTGTCGTTGTTTGTATTGGGCATACCGGAACAAGTGGTCTTCGGGCAACTGTACTATTCGCGGGCCTGGCAAACCGTCTTTGCGATCGACAACTCCTTTATCCTTTGGGGGATTGCACAGTTGCTGGCAGTTTGGCGTGGCTGGCACGCCGTGGCTGTCGGAGCAGCGGCAGGTTTGTTGCACCTAGCGACAGATTTTGTGCTGCATGCGGGCGACGGGAGACCTCAATTCTGGCCTTTGAGCGATTGGGTGTTTCACAGCCCGGTCAGCTATTGGGACAGCAGCCATCACGCATTATGGGTGGCTCCGGTTTCTGCCGCAGTTTGTCTTGCTGCGTATGTCGCACTGTGGCAGCGCGGTCTGTCTGTCTGGGGCAAGTCCATGTTTGGCGTCATGCTGCTGGCCGAAGTTTGGGTGGCACGGCAGTGGTTGTTGTTTTTCTAG
- a CDS encoding DUF6280 family protein, with translation MRDFVDGTAFNNEQGNRARKLFAAVVLAALDDAIADDKKYGNGPEQIARWARSRDGREVLSCAGIDPNERVVSGLMEFVGRGVRTSVALSREESERRNAAQHAEAA, from the coding sequence ATGAGAGATTTCGTTGACGGCACTGCCTTTAACAACGAGCAAGGCAATCGTGCGCGCAAACTTTTCGCGGCCGTTGTGTTGGCTGCACTCGATGACGCTATCGCCGATGACAAGAAATACGGCAATGGCCCCGAACAAATCGCCCGCTGGGCACGTTCGCGCGATGGGCGTGAAGTTCTGTCCTGCGCGGGTATTGACCCGAACGAGCGGGTTGTCAGCGGACTGATGGAGTTCGTTGGTCGCGGTGTACGGACCTCGGTCGCACTGTCCCGTGAAGAAAGCGAGCGCCGCAACGCCGCTCAGCACGCAGAAGCCGCCTGA
- the efp gene encoding elongation factor P — MPKINGNEIRPGNVLEHNDGLWAAVKVDHVKPGKGGAFAQVELRNLRNGSKLNERFRSADKVERVRLEQKDQQFLYESDGMLVFMDAETYEQIELPADLLGERRPFLQDGMTIVVEFYESEALNATLPQKVTCQIVETEPVVKGQTAANSFKPAVLDNGVKVMVPPFIGQDEMIVVNTETMEYSERA, encoded by the coding sequence ATGCCCAAGATAAATGGGAACGAAATTCGCCCCGGCAATGTGCTTGAGCATAACGACGGCCTGTGGGCAGCGGTCAAGGTTGACCACGTAAAACCGGGCAAGGGTGGGGCGTTTGCTCAGGTCGAACTGCGCAACCTGCGCAATGGCTCAAAACTCAACGAGCGCTTCCGGTCTGCGGACAAGGTCGAGCGTGTTCGCCTTGAGCAGAAAGATCAGCAATTCCTGTACGAATCCGATGGGATGTTGGTGTTCATGGATGCAGAAACCTACGAACAGATTGAATTGCCGGCAGATTTGCTGGGCGAACGTCGCCCGTTCCTTCAGGATGGCATGACCATTGTCGTTGAATTCTACGAAAGCGAGGCGCTGAACGCGACGCTGCCGCAGAAAGTGACCTGCCAAATTGTCGAGACCGAGCCGGTCGTCAAAGGCCAGACCGCTGCAAACTCGTTCAAGCCTGCGGTGCTGGACAATGGCGTGAAAGTCATGGTGCCTCCTTTCATCGGTCAGGACGAAATGATCGTCGTGAACACCGAAACGATGGAATATTCCGAACGTGCGTGA